TCGACGTTTCAGGCGACTGGGGCGTGCCGCTCGGCGAGGTCGCCCGGCTGTCCGACGTGCCGGAATGGCAGCTGGCCGTGGTGCTCGAAGCCGGCAAGGAGGGCCTGACCGTCGGCCTCCAGCCCGGCCGCGAAGTTTCGGGCGCGCTGTCGGCCGAGCGCAAGACCGTCTCCGTCGCCGCGGCCGACATGAGCTGGGCGCTGCGCCACACGGTCGACGGACGGCGCGTCAAGGCCGACTCGCCGGCCGAGGTGCTGAAGCCCGGCGACGTGGTGCTGATCGAGAAGAAGGAAGGCGAGGGCCCGGACAGCGAGGGGGGCTGGCTCCTGCGCCAGGTGCCGGAAGTGTCCGGCGGCATGGTGGCGATGGACCCGCACACCGGCCGCGTGCTGGCCATGGTCGGCGGCTTCTCCTTCTCGCAGTCCGAGTTCAACCGCGCGACGCAGGCTTGGCGCCAGCCGGGCTCGTCCTTCAAGCCGTTCGTCTATGCCGCCGCGCTCGACAACGGCTATACCCCGGCCTCGGTGGTGCTCGACGCGCCGATCTCGATCCGCATCGGCAACCAGGTCTGGGAGCCGAAGAACTACGGCGGCGGCGCGGCCGGCCCGTCGACGCTGCGCGCCGGCATCGAGCGCTCGCGAAACCTGATGACCGTGCGCCTCGCCAACGACATGGGCATGACGCTGGTCGCCGAATATGCCGAGCGCTTCGGCGTCTACGACAAGATGCTGCCGGTCCTGGCCATGTCGCTCGGCTCTGGCGAGACGACCGTCATGCGCATGGTCTCGGCCTATTCGATCATGGCCAATGGCGGCAAGCACATCGTGCCGTCGCTGATCGACCGCATCCAGGACCGCTACGGCAAGACCGTGTTCAAGCACGACCAGCGCGGCTGCGAGGGCTGCAACGCGGCCGACTGGCAGGGCCAGGCCGAGCCGGAGCTGGTCAACGACGCCGAGCAGGTCCTCGACCCGATGACCGCCTACCAGATTACCTCGATGATGGAAGGCGTCGTCCAGCGCGGCACCGCCGTCACCCTCGCCGAGCTCGGCCGCCCGATCGCCGGCAAAACCGGCACCACCAACGAGGAGAAGGACGCCTGGTTCGTCGGCTACACGCCCGACCTCGTCGTCGGCCTCTACATGGGCTATGACAAGCCGACGCCGATGGGCAAGGGCTCGACCGGCGGCGGCCTCGCCGCGCCGATCTTCAAGGAATTCATGGCCGACGTGCTGGAAGGCACGCGTCCTGTCGAGTTCCGCGTGCCGGAGGGCATGCACATGATCGCCGTCGACCGCAAGACCGGCATGCAGGCGCAGGCCGGCGCCGGCGGCGCCATCGTCGAGGCGTTCAAGCCCGGCACCGGCCCGGCCGACAGCTACTGGGTCATTGGCATGGACGAGATCCAGGCCGCCGAGCGCGCCCGCGAGCTGTCGCCCTCCGCCAGCGAGGCCATCCTGCAAGGCGGCGGCGGCCTCTACTGAGGCGGTGCGCCGCCGGCTGCCCCGGCATCGGGGCGGCCGTCAGTCCGGGCTGCTGCGCCCTTTGAGGGGGAAGTTCTCGCGCCACGGCCTCGCCTCGTCCACGACCCGCGCGATCGACGGCCGGGCGAGCAGCCGGGCGCGATAGTCCCGAAGCGCGGCGAGGGACTGCGGGATCGGATGGCCCCAATGGGCGTAGAACAGGGCCGGCGCGGCCGCGCAGTCGGCGATGCCGAACCTGCCGTTCGCAGCCCATTCGCGCCCTTCCATCCACCGGTTCAGCCACCCATAGCTCTTGTCCAGCACCGCCTTGGCCTCGGCGTCGAGATGCGGGTCGCGCTTGTCCTCGTCGCGCAGGACGTTGAAGACCATCCGCGACAGCGGCGTCATCACGTAGTCGTCGAAGATGCCGTCCATCTGCCTCGCCTCGACGGCGGCGCGCGGATCGGCCGGAACCATCGGCGGCGCGTCGCCGTGGTGAAGGTCGAGATATTCGATGATCGCCGCCGATTCGATCACCGTGCGCGCGCCATCGACCAGCACCGGGAACTGGCCTGTCGGGGCGAGGCGGCCGACGGCCTCGACATTTTCCGCGTGGTCGGCGTCGACCATCAGGAACTCGAACGGAACCTCGCGCTCGTAGAGCGCGATGAACGCCTTCCAGCAGAAGGCGGCGAACGGGTGGCCGTAAATGCGCACCATGGCGTCGTTCTCCCGGCCGCGCCGACCGGCGCGCCCTTCCGGCTCATCCTGCCAAATCGGCCGCATCCTTGCAAAGCGGATCGACGCCCGGCCTGAGCGGACGCCGGCACGGCCGTTTCGCCTTTACAGACGACTGCCCGCTCCCTAT
The window above is part of the Aquamicrobium sp. genome. Proteins encoded here:
- a CDS encoding penicillin-binding protein 1A is translated as MIRLIGYFFGVGVTLALVVAAGVAIYLGSLSNDLPDYEVLARYEPPVTTRVHAADGALMGEFARERRLYLPIQAIPDRVKAAFLSAEDKNFYNHPGVDVTGLARAVVTNVQNLGSGRRPVGASTITQQVAKNFLLTSDQTYERKIKEIILSFRIEQAYPKDRILELYLNEIFFGLGAYGIAGAALTYFDKSVNELTVAEVAYLAALPKGPSNYHPFRQTERAIERRNWVIDRMVENGYVEAEEGTKQKALPLGVNPRRTGTYLFAGEYFTEEVRRAIIARYGEDALYEGGLSVRTTLDPVMQVKARKALHHGLLKYDTLRGYRGPVTSIDVSGDWGVPLGEVARLSDVPEWQLAVVLEAGKEGLTVGLQPGREVSGALSAERKTVSVAAADMSWALRHTVDGRRVKADSPAEVLKPGDVVLIEKKEGEGPDSEGGWLLRQVPEVSGGMVAMDPHTGRVLAMVGGFSFSQSEFNRATQAWRQPGSSFKPFVYAAALDNGYTPASVVLDAPISIRIGNQVWEPKNYGGGAAGPSTLRAGIERSRNLMTVRLANDMGMTLVAEYAERFGVYDKMLPVLAMSLGSGETTVMRMVSAYSIMANGGKHIVPSLIDRIQDRYGKTVFKHDQRGCEGCNAADWQGQAEPELVNDAEQVLDPMTAYQITSMMEGVVQRGTAVTLAELGRPIAGKTGTTNEEKDAWFVGYTPDLVVGLYMGYDKPTPMGKGSTGGGLAAPIFKEFMADVLEGTRPVEFRVPEGMHMIAVDRKTGMQAQAGAGGAIVEAFKPGTGPADSYWVIGMDEIQAAERARELSPSASEAILQGGGGLY
- a CDS encoding glutathione S-transferase family protein codes for the protein MVRIYGHPFAAFCWKAFIALYEREVPFEFLMVDADHAENVEAVGRLAPTGQFPVLVDGARTVIESAAIIEYLDLHHGDAPPMVPADPRAAVEARQMDGIFDDYVMTPLSRMVFNVLRDEDKRDPHLDAEAKAVLDKSYGWLNRWMEGREWAANGRFGIADCAAAPALFYAHWGHPIPQSLAALRDYRARLLARPSIARVVDEARPWRENFPLKGRSSPD